One Takifugu rubripes chromosome 19, fTakRub1.2, whole genome shotgun sequence genomic window carries:
- the tmem128 gene encoding transmembrane protein 128 isoform X1: MGFTWPGTQKLHRSQEEKDAKPLPRINKHSVFWIVASIGLTYYVEFFQNLKDNDDIKRWWFNIGLLLLGICLSLAMFCIVYLEWFKGIKHYDHEYPAIPPITTAAFIAASCSFNIALWPVWSFFTPLILFTQFMGVIMVISLLG; encoded by the exons ATGGGGTTCACTTGGCCAGGGACACAGAAGCTCCATAGAA GTCAGGAGGAGAAAGACGCTAAACCTCTCCCACGCATAAACAAACACTCTGTTTTCTGGATCGTGGCATCTATAGGGCTAACCTATTATGTGGAATTCTTTCAGAACCTGAAGGACAATGACGATATCAAAAG GTGGTGGTTCAATATAGGTCTGCTACTGCTTGGGATCTGCCTGTCTTTGGCCATGTTTTGCATTGTTTATCTGGAGTGGTTCAAAGGCATCAAGCACTATGACCATGAGTACCCTGCCATTCCCCCCATCACTACTGCAGCTTTTATCGCTGCCTCTTGCAG ctttaaCATTGCACTGTGGCCGGTGTGGTCCTTCTTCactcctctcatcctcttcaCACAGTTCATGGGTGTCATCATGGTCATCTCTTTGCTAGGATAA
- the lyar gene encoding cell growth-regulating nucleolar protein → MVFFTCNACGESLKKAQVENHVNICRNCQVLSCIDCGKDFWGDDYKNHNKCISEDQKYGGKGFEAKANKGEVKQQQWIEKIHDAMNKPGVSAKLKEVLGKVSTYDNVPRKKAKFQNWMKNSLKINNTSLHDEVWDILAAADNAVKTPKETNENKEPAAEVTLGSNGNQNGHGAVDKKKLNKQERKEARRQKNGKTVKIAKESETQETEDSLAGKKKKKDRKRQHSCEEDEKNGAEMTKKKKKTMDQTAEESEENEDHRVSKGKFNWKGNIKAILRASPDQELPVKKLRKKVLAAYHSFTGDGNFKTEEDLLALFNKKVKNNPKFAIKKERVRLLK, encoded by the exons ATGGTGTTCTTCACCTGCAACGCCTGTGGCGAATCCCTGAAAAAAGCCCAGGTTGAAAATCACGTGAACATTTGTCGGAACTGCCAGGTCCTCTCGTGCATCGACTGTGGAAAAGACTTCTG GGGTGATGATTACAAGAACCATAATAAATGTATCAGTGAAGATCAGAAATATGGAGGCAAGGGTTTCGAAGCTAAGGCAAACAAAGGTGAAGTTAAGCAACAACAGTGGATCGAG AAAATTCACGATGCTATGAACAAACCTGGCGTCAGTGCAAAATTAAAGGAAGTTCTCGGTAAAGTCAGTACTTATGATAACGTTCCACGAAAGAAGGCCAAGTTTCAG AACTGGATGAAAAACAGTCTCAAAATAAACAATACCAGCCTTCACGATGAAGTCTGGGATATTCTTGCAGCAGCTGACAAT GCTGTTAAAACCCCTAAAGAAACTAATGAAAATAAAGAGCCAGCTGCTGAAGTCACACTGGGTTCTAATGGAAATCAGAATGGACATGGTGCTGTTGACAAGAAGAAGCTAAACAAGCAGGAGCGTAAAGAAGCTCGTCGGCAGAAGAATGGCAAGACTGTGAAAATTGCTAAAGAATCTGAAACACAGGAGACAGAAGATAGCTTGgcaggcaaaaagaaaaagaaggatcGGAAGAGACAACACAGTTGTGAGGAAGATGAGAAAAATGGAGCTGAAAtgactaaaaagaaaaagaagacaa TGGACCAAACTGCAGAGGAGTCAGAGGAGAATGAAGATCACAGGGTTTCCAAAG GCAAATTCAACTGGAAGGGAAACATCAAGGCAATACTGAGAGCATCCCCTGACCAGGAACTTCCAGTGAAGAAGCTCAGGAAGAAG GTTTTAGCAGCATACCATTCTTTCACTGGGGATGGCAATTTTAAAACAGAAGAGGACCTGCTTGCACTTTTCAACAAGAAGGTCAAGAACAATCCAAAATTTGCCATTAAGAAAGAACGCGTTCGACTTTTGAAATAG
- the otop1 gene encoding proton channel OTOP1 produces the protein MMVEHNGLDIMCSNKYCHSSSSSSSSEHDKKIFSKLKCNLSRDYPKKNAEIVSGQYGTNVLLVGAALMLAIAHHGPTVKEDHFLSFVTCLIIVQLFWMMWYILVRHRRKDARTERDVHATSCWIRGGLTLLALLSLIMDAFRIGYYVGYHSCVSAVLGVYPVIHATHTVAQVHFLWFHIKDVIKSLETFERFGVIHAVFTNLLLWCNGVMSEAEHFLNNHMRRLSALGYANLTIVHAEPQCNCTTSTCSMFSSSLYYLYPFNIEYHIFVAATLFVMWKNIGRTIDLSSTRKRVATKTQGLTLGPILGLLALASTIGVLVVYITHMEESVRTRQSAISMFYIYGIVMLVFMSIGGAVGLLIYRADYLPLDTTKNPSRQLDTKLLFGSSVGSWLMSWCSIVAVLGAESSPPYRWTNLIYSLLTVLEKYTQNLFIIESLYRQQVHTKRDDPELLPAPEIFSVTSSLAPPYTGIINRAYDTPDRACVAMENEQGESGQVYKCPIKPSEVSLPGGNKVVRPLNVKKQVLKNISIFLVMCNISLWILPAFGCRPQYDNGLEQETFGFSIWTTVLNFAIPLNLFYRMHAVSSLFEVFCQV, from the exons ATGATGGTGGAGCACAACGGCCTGGATATAATGTGTTCCAACAAGTACTGTCACagctcatcctcgtcctccagcTCCGAGCACGACAAGAAGATCTTCTCCAAACTCAAGTGCAACTTGTCCCGGGACTACCCGAAGAAGAACGCAGAGATCGTCAGCGGTCAGTACGGCACCAACGTGCTCCTGGTTGGCGCAGCGCTGATGTTGGCCATTGCGCACCATGGGCCCACTGTCAAGGAAGATCACTTTCTCTCTTTCGTCACCTGCCTCATAATCGTGCAGCTCTTCTGGATGATGTGGTACATCCTGGTCCGGCACAGACGGAAGGACGCGCGGACTGAGAGAGACGTCCACGCCACAAGTTGCTGGATAAGAG GGGGGTTGACTCTCCTCGCACTCCTTTCACTCATCATGGACGCTTTCCGAATCGGGTATTATGTTGGCTATCACTCTTGTGTGTCAGCGGTGCTCGGGGTATATCCTGTCATCCATGCAACTCACACCGTGGCGCAG GTGCATTTTCTCTGGTTTCACATCAAAGACGTCATCAAAAGCCTTGAAACCTTTGAGAG ATTTGGGGTGATCCACGCCGTGTTCACCAACCTCCTCCTGTGGTGCAATGGCGTGATGTCGGAAGCTGAACATTTCCTGAACAACCACATGAGACGGCTGTCTGCCCTGGGCTACGCAAACCTCACCATAG TTCACGCAGAACCTCAGTGTAACTGCACCACCAGCACGTGCTCCATGTTCTCCAGTAGCCTCTACTATCTCTACCCCTTCAACATCGAGTACCACATCTTTGTCGCCGCCACGCTCTTCGTCATGTGGAAGAACATCGGACGCACCATCGACCTTTCCTCAACCCGTAAAAGGGTGGCCACTAAAACCCAGGGTCTGACCTTGGGTCCCATTCTGGGTCTGCTGGCGCTGGCCAGTACTATCGGGGTCCTTGTGGTCTACATCACTCACATGGAGGAATCAGTCCGAACACGTCAGTCAGCCATTTCAATGTTCTACATTTATGGCATCGTCATGCTGGTGTTCATGAGCATCGGAGGTGCTGTTGGGCTGCTCATATACCGAGCCGACTACTTGCCTCTGGACACTACCAAGAACCCATCCAGACAGCTGGACACCAAACTGCTGTTTGGATCCTCAGTTGGTTCCTGGCTCATGTCCTGGTGCAGCATAGTGGCTGTTTTGGGGGCTGAGAGCAGTCCTCCATATCGCTGGACCAATCTGATCTACTCGCTGCTTACAGTGCTGGAGAAGTACACCCAGAACCTCTTCATCATAGAGTCCTTATACCGGCAGCAGGTCCACACCAAACGGGACGACCCTGAGTTGTTACCCGCTCCGGAAATCTTCTCAGTGACGTCCTCATTGGCCCCCCCATACACAGGCATCATCAACCGAGCCTACGACACTCCGGACAGGGCCTGTGTCGCCATGGAGAATGAGCAGGGGGAGAGTGGGCAGGTGTATAAATGCCCCATCAAACCATCGGAGGTGTCTCTTCCGGGGGGAAACAAAGTTGTGAGGCCCCTAAATGTTAAGAAACAAGTCTTGAAGAACATCTCCATCTTCCTGGTCATGTGCAACATTTCA cTGTGGATCCTTCCTGCCTTTGGCTGCAGACCACAATACGACAACGGTTTGGAGCAGGAGACGTTCGGCTTCAGTATATGGACCACAGTTCTCAATTTCGCCATTCCTCTGAACCTTTTCTACCGCATGCATGCCGTCTCTTCCCTGTTCGAGGTGTTCTGCCAGGTTTGA
- the zbtb49 gene encoding zinc finger and BTB domain-containing protein 49, giving the protein MTMDTLSSHSSYLLQQLQEQRIQGLLCDCMLVVKGVCFKAHKNVLAAFSSYFRSLFQNSPSQKNEVFNLVIQDVGGIGQILDYMYTSHIDINQDNVQALLDIAQCLQVPNIQNMCNAFLKPCPPPVEISSFSLPGMLSSEHDCLLGSALPHDVDLHCPSETQRPGFSNDLDHSKKMPISVPSSSSNCDATNGGQTPIEKQLAHGYKLRNFYSKQYFKQTAIETNNAALNQSPCPLVLVEEQHCQLGVNQANSHTPVCSGNTIAPNQACTSMAAEKNPVTSLTPSDNLNPPNSSSTDSMLNKPMRPKKAVYLKKYNYLRSQKALEEMFAESVSEPVLSCPKLSQQEESVAQTEVSETPIESLNTDSEPVTETSSDLQLPSPPPESREEPNLKTVPEPQLQTGHKQYCCEVCGKVFKHPSNLELHKRSHTGEKPFQCNVCDKKFSQAGNLQTHLRRHSGEKPYICELCGKSFTASGDVQRHKVVHTGEKPHLCDICGRGFNNLSNLKEHKRTHATDKTFTCDQCGKSFNTHRKLLKHKARHSGEKPHSCATCGKCFIGSGDLQRHIRSHTGEKPYICSACGKSFTRSAMLRRHSTQHCKGTAVNNPPPNSPDRSPNSEDPASFRKSVAHNKPPAASSEQHFSSVMPHGGLDKPPSSSASPAQTAPHIGTPPHGLHLSPASTPSPLPELRSLVPHHLLSSSHQERNTALTGTDHLKLAKPHLSQEPEYGPYVENGSMSVGRPYVSTSDNRCTSLNSGRSSSGSYRSNEGQFISSVTLWGLAMKTLQNDNDMDQ; this is encoded by the exons ATGACCATGGATACTCTGTCCAGCCACAGTTcctacctgctgcagcagcttcaggagcagAGGATTCAGGGGCTCCTTTGTGACTGCATGCTGGTTGTGAAAGGTGTATGCTTCAAAGCACACAAAAATGTCCTGGCAGCCTTCAGCTCCTACTTCAG GTCCCTTTTCCAAAACTCCCCCAGTCAGAAGAACGAGGTCTTTAACTTGGTCATCCAGGACGTCGGTGGCATTGGCCAAATATTGGACTACATGTACACCTCTCATATTGACATCAACCAAGATAATGTTCAAGCACTCCTGGACATTGCTCAGTGTTTGCAAGTTCCAAACATCCAGAACATGTGCAATGCTTTCCTCAAACCCTGTCCTCCGCCAGTGGAAATCTCATCCTTTTCTCTCCCAGGCATGCTGAGCTCTGAGCATGACTGCCTCCTGGGGAGCGCTCTTCCTCATGATGTTGATCTCCACTGTCCATCTGAAACCCAGAGGCCAGGCTTCAGCAATGATTTGGACCACAGTAAAAAGATGCCCATCTCTGTCCCCAGTAGTAGCTCCAATTGTGATGCTACTAATGGTGGTCAGACTCCTATTGAAAAACAACTTGCTCATGGCTACAAGCTCCGCAACTTCTACAGTAAGCAGTACTTCAAACAAACTGCAATTGAGACTAATAACGCAGCCTTAAATCAAAGTCCGTGCCCTTTGGTGCTGGTTGAGGAGCAACATTGCCAGCTTGGAGTCAATCAGGCAAACAGCCACACTCCTGTTTGCTCAGGAAACACTATCGCTCCTAATCAGGCATGCACGTCTATGGCAGCTGAAAAGAACCCAGTCACCTCTTTAACCCCCTCAGACAATTTAAACCCCCCTAATTCCAGCTCCACCGATTCCATGCTCAACAAGCCAATGCGACCAAAGAAAGCAGTGTACCTGAAGAAATATAACTACCTCCGCTCTCAGAAGGCTCTGGAGGAGATGTTTGCCGAATCAGTCAGCGAACCAGTACTGAGCTGTCCCAAACTTAGTCAGCAGGAAGAGTCTGTAGCCCAAACTGAAGTTTCAGAGACTCCGATCGAGAGCCTTAACACAGACAGTGAGCCGGTTACAGAGACGTCAAGTGACCTACAACTTCCCAGTCCTCCACCTGAGAGCCGAGAAGAGCCAAACCTGAAAACGGTACctgagccacagctgcagacGGGTCACAAGCAGTACTGTTGCGAGGTTTGCGGGAAGGTTTTCAAGCATCCGAGCAACCTGGAGCTGCACAAGCGCTCCCATACTG GTGAGAAGCCCTTCCAGTGTAATGTTTGTGACAAAAAGTTTTCGCAG GCCGGGAATTTGCAGACACATTTGCGACGACATTCGGGAGAGAAGCCATACATCTGTGAGCTGTGTGGTAAAAG CTTTACTGCATCAGGGGACGTGCAGCGTCACAAAGTGGTCCACACAGGAGAGAAGCCACATCTGTGCGACATATGCGGGCGAG GATTTAATAACTTGAGTAATCTCAAAGAGCACAAGAGGACTCATGCCACAGACAAGACGTTCACGTGTGACCAGTGTGGAAAATCCTtcaacacacacaggaaacttCTGAAGCACAAAGCTCGACACTCAGGGGAAAAACCTCACAGCTGTGCCACGTGTG GCAAGTGTTTCATTGGCTCGGGGGATTTGCAGCGGCACATACGATCGCACACCGGAGAGAAACCCTACATTTGCAGTGCTTGTGGGAAGAGTTTCACCCGCTCCGCTATGCTGAGGAGGCACAGCACTCAGCACTGCAAGGGGACGGCAGTCAACAATCCCCCTCCAAACAGCCCCGACAGGTCGCCAAACTCAGAGGATCCAGCCTCATTCCGCAAATCTGTCGCCCACAATAAAcctcctgcagcatccagcGAGCAGCATTTCTCCAGCGTGATGCCCCACGGGGGTTTGGATAAACCGCCATCGTCCTCTGCGTCACCAGCACAGACAGCGCCACATATAGGTACTCCACCTCATGGCTTGCACCTAAGTCCTGCCTctaccccctctcctcttccagagCTGCGCTCGCTGGTGCCCCATCATCTCCTCTCGTCCAGCCACCAGGAGAGAAATACAGCTCTGACTGGAACGGATCATTTGAAGCTGGCCAAACCCCACCTTTCTCAGGAGCCTGAGTATGGGCCCTATGTGGAGAACGGAAGTATGTCAGTAGGGAGGCCCTATGTGTCTACCTCAGACAACCGCTGCACATCCCTTAACTCCGGTAGGTCCAGCAGTGGGTCCTACAGGTCGAACGAGGGGCAGTTTATCTCCAGTGTGACTCTGTGGGGCCTTGCAATGAAAACTCTGCAGAATGACAATGACATGGACCAGTGA
- the tmem128 gene encoding transmembrane protein 128 isoform X3: MHIPRHHEWGSLGQGHRSSIEVRHLVSASGQEEKDAKPLPRINKHSVFWIVASIGLTYYVEFFQNLKDNDDIKRWWFNIGLLLLGICLSLAMFCIVYLEWFKGIKHYDHEYPAIPPITTAAFIAASCSFNIALWPVWSFFTPLILFTQFMGVIMVISLLG; the protein is encoded by the exons ATGCACATTCCTCGGCACCACGAATGGGGTTCACTTGGCCAGGGACACAGAAGCTCCATAGAAGTAAGACACTTGGTGTCAGCCTCAG GTCAGGAGGAGAAAGACGCTAAACCTCTCCCACGCATAAACAAACACTCTGTTTTCTGGATCGTGGCATCTATAGGGCTAACCTATTATGTGGAATTCTTTCAGAACCTGAAGGACAATGACGATATCAAAAG GTGGTGGTTCAATATAGGTCTGCTACTGCTTGGGATCTGCCTGTCTTTGGCCATGTTTTGCATTGTTTATCTGGAGTGGTTCAAAGGCATCAAGCACTATGACCATGAGTACCCTGCCATTCCCCCCATCACTACTGCAGCTTTTATCGCTGCCTCTTGCAG ctttaaCATTGCACTGTGGCCGGTGTGGTCCTTCTTCactcctctcatcctcttcaCACAGTTCATGGGTGTCATCATGGTCATCTCTTTGCTAGGATAA
- the tmem128 gene encoding transmembrane protein 128 isoform X2: protein MLNDSDLATLRNRFKKDAEFLMQTTTSSDGDEKSQEEKDAKPLPRINKHSVFWIVASIGLTYYVEFFQNLKDNDDIKRWWFNIGLLLLGICLSLAMFCIVYLEWFKGIKHYDHEYPAIPPITTAAFIAASCSFNIALWPVWSFFTPLILFTQFMGVIMVISLLG from the exons ATGCTAAATGACAGCGATCTTGCTACGTTGCGGAATAGATTTAAGAAAGATGCGGAATTTCTTATGCAAACGACAACATCGTCTGACGGAGACGAAAAGA GTCAGGAGGAGAAAGACGCTAAACCTCTCCCACGCATAAACAAACACTCTGTTTTCTGGATCGTGGCATCTATAGGGCTAACCTATTATGTGGAATTCTTTCAGAACCTGAAGGACAATGACGATATCAAAAG GTGGTGGTTCAATATAGGTCTGCTACTGCTTGGGATCTGCCTGTCTTTGGCCATGTTTTGCATTGTTTATCTGGAGTGGTTCAAAGGCATCAAGCACTATGACCATGAGTACCCTGCCATTCCCCCCATCACTACTGCAGCTTTTATCGCTGCCTCTTGCAG ctttaaCATTGCACTGTGGCCGGTGTGGTCCTTCTTCactcctctcatcctcttcaCACAGTTCATGGGTGTCATCATGGTCATCTCTTTGCTAGGATAA